Proteins from a genomic interval of Hoplias malabaricus isolate fHopMal1 chromosome 13, fHopMal1.hap1, whole genome shotgun sequence:
- the LOC136664832 gene encoding ferritin, middle subunit-like yields the protein MALSQIRQNYHSDSEAAINRMVNMELYASYTYTSMAFYFSRDDVALKGFAHFFKENSHEEREHAEKFLDFQNKRGGRVFLQDIKKPERDEWGTGLEALQCALQMEKKVNQALLDVHKLASDKGDAHLCDFLESHYLHEQVETIKKLGDHITNLTKMDAGNDKIAEYLFDKHTLGSS from the exons ATGGCACTTTCTCAGATCCGTCAGAACTACCACAGCGACAGTGAGGCTGCCATCAACAGGATGGTGAACATGGAGCTGTACGCCTCCTACACCTACACCTCTATG GCCTTCTACTTCTCCAGGGATGATGTGGCCCTGAAAGGTTTCGCGCACTTCTTCAAGGAGAACAGCCACGAGGAACGAGAGCACGCTGAGAAGTTTCTGGACTTCCAGAACAAGAGAGGAGGACGGGTTTTCCTGCAGGACATCAAG AAACCTGAGCGTGATGAGTGGGGCACTGGGCTGGAGGCACTGCAGTGTGCTCTGCAGATGGAGAAGAAAGTTAACCAGGCTCTGCTTGATGTGCACAAACTGGCCTCTGACAAGGGAGATGCTCAC CTCTGTGACTTCCTGGAGTCCCACTACCTCCACGAGCAGGTGGAGACGATCAAGAAGTTGGGAGACCACATCACCAACCTCACCAAGATGGATGCTGGAAATGACAAGATAGCTGAATACCTGTTTGACAAGCACACTCTGGGGAGCAGTTAA